One region of Salvelinus namaycush isolate Seneca chromosome 3, SaNama_1.0, whole genome shotgun sequence genomic DNA includes:
- the LOC120044667 gene encoding E3 ubiquitin-protein ligase RNF113A-like isoform X2 has protein sequence MAESGEPKATCTFLFKKSTKKCNARKRKASDSDKDGNSDEDKNAVVRKEKKTGSANPMIQRTKKVEREEVSSAESDEEKERKKVTVAYKSTRSAKPEGPDDMGATAIYELDTAKDNDAQAIFERSQKIQEELTGKEDDKIYRGMNNYKKHIKPKDSTMGNASSGMVRKGPIRAPEHLRATVRWDYQPDICKDYKETGFCGFGDSCKFLHDRSDYKHGWQIERELDEGRYGANDENYEVSSDEEDMPFKCFICRESFKNPVITKCRHYFCETCALQHYRKSQRCYVCNVQTNGVFNPAKELAAKIAKHQAMLDQPPSDEED, from the exons ATGGCAGAGTCAGGGGAACCCAAGGCAACCTGTACTTTTCTATTTAAAAAATCTACCAAAAAATGCAACGCTCGGAAGAGAAAAGCCAGTGACAGCGACAAAG ATGGCAACAGTGACGAAGACAAGAATGCCGTCGtcagaaaagaaaaaaagacGGGTTCAGCAAACCCTATGATTCAAAGG ACAaaaaaagtagagagagaggaggtgtcaTCTGCTGAAAGTGacgaggagaaagaaagaaagaaagtcaCTGTCGCTTACAAGTCCACACGGTCAGCG AAACCAGAGGGGCCAGATGACATGGGAGCAACTGCAATCTATGAGCTGGACACAGCAAAGGACAATGATGCTCAGGCCATCTTTGAGAGGAGTCAAAAGATCCAGGAG GAGCTGACCGGTAAAGAGGATGATAAGATCTACAGAGGAATGAACAACTACAAAAAGCACATTAAGCCCAAAGACTCCACCATGGGAAATGCATCCTCTGGCATGGTCAG GAAGGGCCCAATCCGGGCCCCAGAGCACCTGAGGGCCACAGTGAGGTGGGACTACCAGCCAGACATCTGTAAGGACTACAAAGAGACTGGCTTCTGTGGCTTTGGAG ACAGCTGCAAGTTCCTCCATGACCGCTCAGACTACAAACATGGCTGGCAGATTGAGAGGGAGCTGGACGAGGGGCGCTATGGGGCCAACG ATGAGAACTACGAGGTGAGCAGTGACGAGGAGGACATGCCCTTCAAATGCTTCATCTGCCGAGAGTCCTTTAAGAACCCCGTCATCACCAA GTGTCGGCACTACTTCTGTGAGACCTGTGCTCTTCAGCACTACCGCAAGTCCCAGCGCTGCTATGTGTGTAATGTCCAGACCAACGGCGTCTTCAACCCAGCTAAAG
- the LOC120044069 gene encoding glycoprotein-N-acetylgalactosamine 3-beta-galactosyltransferase 1-like, with the protein MAIAYYRAYQISQETVLLPSRTSSLMGELPSVHHSAVATNASVLSPLHPSPSSGRLLCWVLTSPQTLWTRAKHIVNTWGPRCDTLLFMSSKPDLLFPGTVLALATEEGRANLYNKTMAAFNLLHDGYLDKADWFLKADDDTYVIVENLRLLLSRFSPDKPVYLGRRFRRFVHQGYMSGGAGYVLSRESVRRYVRALHHGTCTKSTSAEDLLLGFCLQKLGVPAGDSRDHQHRETFHPLWLGKLLCTEDILPKWFHQYNYYPSKVGPDCCSNSSVSFHYVEPVRMYMLDYFLYHLSPVGGHSPKLGETREE; encoded by the exons ATGGCCATTGCTTACTACAGAGCATATCAGATCTCTCAGGAGACAGTGCTCTTGCCCTCACGGACCAGCAGCCTCATGGGTGAGCTCCCTTCAG tacacCACTCTGCTGTTGCCACTAATGCCTCAGTCCTCTCGCCATTGCACCCCTCCCCCTCTTCGGGTCGACTGCTCTGCTGGGTGTTGACCTCACCCCAGACTCTGTGGACCAGAGCTAAACACATAGTGAACACCTGGGGGCCTCGCTGTGACACACTGCTCTTCATGAGCTCTAAGCCGGACCTCCTGTTCCCTGGGACCGTGCTGGCTCTGGCAACAGAGGAGGGACGGGCCAACCTGTACAATAAGACCATGGCCGCTTTCAACTTACTGCATGACGG TTACCTAGACAAGGCTGACTGGTTCCTCAAAGCTGATGATGACACCTATGTAATTGTGGAAAACTTGCGTCTGCTCCTGTCTCGGTTCAGCCCAGACAAGCCTGTGTATCTGGGCAGACGTTTTCGCCGCTTTGTCCATCAAGGCTACATGAGTGGTGGTGCTGGCTATGTACTGAGTCGCGAGTCTGTGAGACGCTACGTCAGGGCCCTGCACCATGGAACCTGCACCAAGTCCACCTCTGCAGAGGACCTACTGCTGGGCTTCTGCCTCCAGAAGCTGGGAGTCCCGGCAGGGGACTCTAGAGACCACCAACACAGGGAAACCTTCCACCCCCTGTGGCTGGGTAAACTTCTCTGTACTGAAGACATACTGCCCAAATGGTTCCACCAGTACAACTATTACCCTTCCAAAGTG ggTCCAGACTGTTGCTCCAATTCATCTGTATCCTTCCATTACGTTGAGCCAGTCAGAATGTACATGCTAGATTACTTCCTGTACCATCTCAGTCCAGTGGGTGGCCACAGCCCAAAGCTGGGTGAGACCAGAGAGGAATAA
- the LOC120044667 gene encoding E3 ubiquitin-protein ligase RNF113A-like isoform X1 — MAESGEPKATCTFLFKKSTKKCNARKRKASDSDKDGNSDEDKNAVVRKEKKTGSANPMIQRTKKVEREEVSSAESDEEKERKKVTVAYKSTRSAKPEGPDDMGATAIYELDTAKDNDAQAIFERSQKIQEELTGKEDDKIYRGMNNYKKHIKPKDSTMGNASSGMVRKGPIRAPEHLRATVRWDYQPDICKDYKETGFCGFGDSCKFLHDRSDYKHGWQIERELDEGRYGANDDENYEVSSDEEDMPFKCFICRESFKNPVITKCRHYFCETCALQHYRKSQRCYVCNVQTNGVFNPAKELAAKIAKHQAMLDQPPSDEED, encoded by the exons ATGGCAGAGTCAGGGGAACCCAAGGCAACCTGTACTTTTCTATTTAAAAAATCTACCAAAAAATGCAACGCTCGGAAGAGAAAAGCCAGTGACAGCGACAAAG ATGGCAACAGTGACGAAGACAAGAATGCCGTCGtcagaaaagaaaaaaagacGGGTTCAGCAAACCCTATGATTCAAAGG ACAaaaaaagtagagagagaggaggtgtcaTCTGCTGAAAGTGacgaggagaaagaaagaaagaaagtcaCTGTCGCTTACAAGTCCACACGGTCAGCG AAACCAGAGGGGCCAGATGACATGGGAGCAACTGCAATCTATGAGCTGGACACAGCAAAGGACAATGATGCTCAGGCCATCTTTGAGAGGAGTCAAAAGATCCAGGAG GAGCTGACCGGTAAAGAGGATGATAAGATCTACAGAGGAATGAACAACTACAAAAAGCACATTAAGCCCAAAGACTCCACCATGGGAAATGCATCCTCTGGCATGGTCAG GAAGGGCCCAATCCGGGCCCCAGAGCACCTGAGGGCCACAGTGAGGTGGGACTACCAGCCAGACATCTGTAAGGACTACAAAGAGACTGGCTTCTGTGGCTTTGGAG ACAGCTGCAAGTTCCTCCATGACCGCTCAGACTACAAACATGGCTGGCAGATTGAGAGGGAGCTGGACGAGGGGCGCTATGGGGCCAACG ATGATGAGAACTACGAGGTGAGCAGTGACGAGGAGGACATGCCCTTCAAATGCTTCATCTGCCGAGAGTCCTTTAAGAACCCCGTCATCACCAA GTGTCGGCACTACTTCTGTGAGACCTGTGCTCTTCAGCACTACCGCAAGTCCCAGCGCTGCTATGTGTGTAATGTCCAGACCAACGGCGTCTTCAACCCAGCTAAAG
- the LOC120044669 gene encoding RUN domain-containing protein 3A-like has product MESGCVRKAMAMGLTSKKASSRSVGVERKNLITVCRFSVKTLLEKYTAEPIDDSSEEFVNFAAILEHILSHRFKGPGSWFISDGQRSFWDYIRLACSKVQNNCIASIENIENISTSRAKGRAWIRVALMEKRLSEYVATALRDTRTTRRFYDDGAIILREEATVLTGMLIGLSAIDFSFCLKGEALDGKSPAVIDFTPYLKFTQSYDYLSDEDDRCSVDSSASDESVQEHPYIPLVTDEESWRNKCRKMEQRFKIVYAQKGYLEELVRLRESQLKNVETENKKLSARLEELRVQSLQEKKELESIVLELQAQLTALIPCDSSLLTKDLSIPLVNQWPSIRGYNNQGDVKLFRRRSFHSLEQLSADVSLNSDSQKTDGQQNGDTGKDYTPSMLGLCGSLASLPSCKSMSSLKSSECLVNISMEPSPALSPS; this is encoded by the exons ATGGAATCCGGCTGTGTCCGAAAAGCAATGGCTATGGGTTTGACATCGAAAAAGGCATCTTCTCGGAGCGTCGGCGTAGAGCGAAAAAATCTCATCACCGTATGCAG ATTCTCGGTGAAGACACTCCTGGAAAAGTACACAGCCGAGCCCATCGATGACTCGTCCGAGGAGTTTGTCAACTTTGCTGCAATCTTGGAACACATCCTCAGCCACCGCTTCAAAG GTCCAGGAAGCTGGTTCATCTCAGATGGCCAGCGAAGTTTCTGGGACTACATCCGGCTGGCGTGCAGCAAGGTGCAGAATAACTGCATCGCCAGCATCGAAAACATTGAGAACATCAGCACCTCACGAGCCAAG GGTCGGGCATGGATCCGTGTGGCGCTGATGGAGAAGCGTCTGTCTGAGTATGTGGCCACAGCCCTGAGGGACACACGGACAACCAG GAGGTTCTATGATGACGGAGCCATCATACTGAGAGAGGAGGCCACTGTTCTGACAGGCATGCTCATTGGCCTCAGTGCCATAGACTTCAG TTTTTGCTTGAAGGGGGAGGCGCTGGATGGGAAGTCCCCTGCAGTGATTGACTTCACACCTTACCTGAAGTTCACTCagag CTATGACTACCTGAGTGATGAGGATGACCGGTGCAGTGTGGACAGCAGTGCCAGTGACGAAAGTGTCCAAGAACACCCCTACATCCCCCTGGTCACCGACGAGGAGAGCTGGAGGAACAAGTGTCGCAAGATGGAGCAGAGGTTTAAGATCGTGTACGCCCAGAAG GGCTACCTGGAGGAGCTGGTGCGTCTGCGGGAGTCCCAGCTGAAGAACGTGGAGACTGAGAACAAGAAGCTGAGTGCCAGGCTGGAGGAGCTCAGAGTCCAGAGCCTGCAGGAGAAAAAGGAGCTGGAGTCCATCGTACTGGAGCTGCAGGCACAACT CACTGCCCTCATCCCCTGTGATTCCTCCCTCCTGACTAAGGATCTGTCCATCCCTCTGGTCAACCAGTGGCCCTCCATACGAGGCTACAACAACCAGGGGGACGTCAAGCTCTTCCGCAG GAGAAGCTTCCACAGTTTGGAGCAGCTCTCAGCTGACGTCAGTCTGAACTCTGATTCCCAGAAGACAGATGGGCAACAGAACGGAGATACAG GAAAAGACTACACCCCTTCTATGCTGGGTCTCTGTGGCTCTCTGGCCTCTCTCCCCAGCTGTAAGTCCATGTCCAGCCTCAAGTCCAGTGAGTGTCTGGTCAACATCAGCATGGAACCCAGCCCTGCACTCTCTCCCAGCTAG